In Candidatus Limnocylindrales bacterium, a genomic segment contains:
- a CDS encoding IS3 family transposase codes for FIEGWYNTRRRHSGLDYMSPVNYERKALAMAAVR; via the coding sequence GTTCATTGAGGGCTGGTACAATACGCGCCGCCGGCACTCAGGCCTGGACTACATGTCGCCGGTCAACTACGAGAGGAAGGCGCTAGCGATGGCCGCAGTTCGATAG